The genomic window TATGGGCTGAAGCCGATGAACTGCCCGGTCCATATGAGCATCTTCAAGATGAAGACCAAGAGCTACCGCGACCTGCCGTTTCGTATCCACGACGAGAGTACCCTGCACCGCAACGAGCTGTCCGGGACCCTGGCCGGCCTTGCCCGTCTGCGCATGTTTCATCAGGACGATACGCATATCTTTGTCGCCAAGGAGCAGGTTCCGGCCGAGATCGAACGGCTGCTCAACATGGTCGCCCGGGTCTATTCCGCCTTTGACCTGGAGTATTCGTGCAAATTCTCAACCCGGCCCGATAACTTCATGGGTGAACAGAGCCTGTGGGATATGGCCGAAACCACCCTCCAGACCCTGCTCGAAGACAAGCACATCCCCTATCAGATCGACCGGGGCGGGGGAGCCTTCTACGGGCCGAAGATCGATATCGATGTCAAAGACACCCTTGGCCGGGCCTGGCAGCTGGCCACCACCCAGGTCGATTTTCAGATGCCGCAACGCTTCGAGCTGAAATACGCCGCTGCCGACGGCTCGCTGCAAACGCCGGTCGTCATCCACTCCGCCATCTATGGTGCGATCGAGCGGTTCATGGCCCTGCTGATCGAAAACTGTGCCGGCCAGTTTCCGGTCTGGCTGGCCCCCGAACAGGCCAGGGTCTTGCCGGTCAGTGATCGCTTCCAGGACTACGGCGACGAGGTGTGCCGGCGCCTGGTCGACCACGGCTTGCGGGCGACCCTGGATACCAGCTCCGAGACCCTGTCGGCCAAGATTCATAAGGCCCACCCCTACCGTATCCCGTATCTGCTGATTGTCGGCGGCAAAGAGGTCGCCAACCAGACCGTGTCGGTACGCACCAGAGCCTCGCGCAAGAACGAGGTGGTCGGCGTTGAGCAGTTCATCGCCCGACTGCAAGAAGAAGACCGCCGCGGCTTTGACTAGACGTGTCCGTCGTGCAGCCCCTCCACACACCGCCCCGGCTGCGGCCCGGTGATCGTATCGGGATCATCTCTCCGGCCGCCGGGGTGGACGCGGAACGGCTGCGCCGCGGCTGCCGGGCCGTAGAGGAACTGGGCTTTGTCGTCCGGCTCGGCGAGCATGTCCTGGCCCGCCACCGCTTTTTGGCCGGCACCGATGCGCAGCGCGCCCACGAGCTGTCGGCCATGTTCCATGACCCCACGGTACAAGCGATCTTCTGCTCCCGGGCCGGCTATGGAAGCGGACGTCTGCTGCCCCGGCTTGATTTTCGGGCTCTGGCCCAGCGGCCGAAGATTTTTCTCGGCTATAGCGATGTGACGCTGCTGCTGAACGCCCTTGTGCAACAGGCAGGACTGGTGTGCTTTCACGGCCCTCTAGTGGCGGGCGAGTTTGCCGACGGCCTGTCGGCCGGCTCCCGCTCCCACCTGCTGGGCCTGCTCAGTCACGGCACCGGCCAGGCGCGTCTGACCTTCCCCACGGCGATCCGGCCGGGGGTAGCCGAAGGGCGTTTGTTGGGCGGCTGTCTGTCCGTTCTGACGGCAAGCCTGGGCACGCCGTTTGCGATCGAGACACGGGGCTGTGTGCTGTTTCTTGAGGATGTCGGCGAGCGGCCGTACCGGGTGGACCGGATGCTGACCCAGCTCAAACAGGCCGGCAAGCTCGACGGGCTGGCCGGAGTGATCTTCGGCGAGATGAGCCGCTGCTGGGAAGAGCCGGGCGAGCTAAGCCCGCTGCTGGCCGTGGTTGAGGATGTTTTTGCCGACTCCGCCTATCCGGTTGGTTTTGGCCTGCCGGCCGGACACGGGGGGGAGAATTTTGCCCTGCCGCTCGGAACGCGGGTGCGTCTCGATACGGAGCGGCAGGAGCTGCGGTTTCTGGAGTCGGCCGTGATCTGAGAGGTGGTGCTCGGCCGACACTGCTGCCTGGGCTGGAAGAACTAGAGGGCGAGCGGCCAGACGCTTGAGGGCAGGCCGAGGCTAAGGGAGAGGCGAGGGTGGATTTCTCTTCGGTAGACAGACTGCTCACACGCGCAGTTCGACAAGGGGTGTTCCCCGGCGCCGCGCTCCTGGTGAGGCAGGCCGGCGAGGTCATCTACCGTCGGGCCTGCGGGCTGCGGTGCCGCGAGCCGCAGCCCGCGCCGATGACGGCCGAGACCGTTTTTGATCTGGCCTCGCTCACCAAGCCGCTGGCCACAAGTCTGGCCGTCTTCCTTTTGATTGCCCAAGAGCGGCTGCGCTTTACCGACCCGGTCAGCCGCTTTCTGCCCGATTTTCGGGGTGGGCAGAAAGACCGGGTGACGATCCGCCACCTGCTGAGCCACGCCTCCGGTCTGCCGGCCTGGCGTCCCTACTTCGAGGCGCTCAGCAGCGCAGAACACCGCGCTACTGAGAGACCCTTGCTGGCCACCCGCCTGGGCCGTGAATGGGTGTACGCCCAAATCCAGCGTGAACCGCTTGATGCTACGCCCGGCGAGCGGGCCGTATACAGCGATCTCGGCTTCATGCTGCTCGGCGCGCTTGTTGAACGACTGAGCGGACACGCCCTCGACGACTACTGTCGGCAGCATATTTTTGCTCCCCTGGGGCTGCCCGCCACGTCCTTTGTCAATCTGGAGGAGTCCAGTCCCGGCTTTGCGTCATGTGCCGCCACCGAACGCTGTCCGTGGCGCGGACGGGTGGTGTGCGGGCAGGTGCATGACGAGAACGCCTACGCCATGGGTGGGGTGGCGGGCCACGCCGGGGTGTTTGCAAACCTGGATGATGTGGACCGCTTGGTCGGCTGTCTGGTGGACTGCTATCATGGCCGACATGCTTTCCTGCCCGCCGCTCTGCTCCACGAGTGCTGGCAGCGTGACGCACGCGTACCCGGCTCGAGCCGAACGCTGGGTTGGGATACCCCCTCGGCTCAGGGCTCGAGCGCCGGCCAGCTGTTCTCCGTCCGCTCGGTCGGCCACCTCGGGTTTACCGGCACCTCGGTCTGGATCGACCTGGAGCGCCAGGTCCACGTTATTCTTCTCACCAACCGGGTACATCCCAGCCGTGACAATACTGCTATTCGGACCTTCCGCCCGCGCCTGCACGACGCCGTGCTGCGCGCCGTGCTGGGCAAAGATGAAGGCAGAGCGCTGAACGATGAATGAACGCACCCCCCACTCCCTGCCCCCCCAGGCTCACATCCACCTGATCGCCGTTGCCGGTGTCGGCATGGCGACGCTGGCCCTCATGCTCAAGGAACGCGGCTATCGGGTGACGGGTTCGGATCACGGTATCTACCCGCCGATGAGCGATGTGCTGGCTCAGGCGGATATTGCGGTGATGCTGGGCTATCATGCCCATAATTTAGATCCGCCGCCCGATCTGGTCGTGGTCGGCAATGCGGTGTCGCGCACCAACCCGGAAGTCCAGCGCCTGCTCGACACCCGGATTCCGTATGTGTCCTTCCCGCAGGCCGTGGCCGAGTTTTTCCTGGCCGATAAGCGTCCCCTGGTGGTTGCCGGGACACACGGCAAGACCACCACCACGGCGCTGCTGGCCTGGGTGCTGGAACGGGCCGGGCTCCAGCCCGGCTTTTTGGTCGGTGGGCTGAGTCAGAATTTCGGCCGGGGCTATCAGCTCGGGGCCGGCGCCTACTTTGCGATTGAGGGTGACGAGTACGATTCGGCCTTTTTTGACAAGGGACCCAAGTTTCTGCACTACCGACCCGAGGCGGTGTTGCTTAACGCGGTCGAGTTTGATCACGCCGATATCTACACCGATTTAGCCCACATCAAAGCGGCCTTTTGTCGTCTGCTCGACATTGTGCCGGCTACCGCCCCGGTCCTGATCTGTCACGACTTTCCCGCCGCCCTGGAGGTAGCGCGTTCGTACCGGGGTGAGTACGCCAGCTTTGGATTTCACCCCGAGGCCGACTGGCAGGTCGGCGATGCTGTTGACGACGGCAGCCGGTTTCACTTCAGCGCGATCCGCCACGGCCAGGAGCACGGCCGCTTTTCCCTGCCCTCAATGGGCCGCATGAACGTCCGTAACGCCTTGGGCGTGATCGCCCTGACCCACGCGCTGGGTCTGGCCGGCGAGCAGACCGCGCCCGGCCTGGCCAGCTTTGGCGGCGTGGCACGCCGCCAGGAACTGGTCGGAGAAGCGCGCGGGGTGACAATCATTGACGACTTCGCCCACCATCCGACCGCTGTGGCGGTGACTATCGAAGCTGTGCGGCTGCGCTACCCCGGGCGCCGTCTGTGGGCGGTCTTTGAGCCGCGCTCCAACACCTGCCGGCGACGGGTGTTCCAGCAGCCGCTCACCCGCGCCCTAGCCACGGCTGATCAGGTGGTGATTGGTCCCGTTTTCAGTAAACCCCAAGATCCGCTCGCCGGCCAGGACCTGTTCTCCCCGGCCGAGCTGGTCGCCGATCTTCGTGCGGCTGCAAAGAGCGCCTATCCGGGGCGCAGCGTGGATGAAATCTGTGCCTTTCTGACTGACACCTGCCGGCCGGGCGACGTGGTGCTGATCATGTCGAACGGGGCGTTTGGCGGGCTGCCGCGCAAATTGCTGGCTGCGCTGGAGGAAAAGACCGCCGCCGCCGACGGGTGAGAGGCCCGGGCCGGTAGCCTCAGACACTCTCCGGTGCGGCCTGTTTGCAAAAGGGTTCTTCCTCGCTCCGTTCGATCTGGAGGGTCGCGTGGTCAATGCCAAAGCGGTCGCGCAGACGGTGCGAAATCTGGTGTACGAAGCTGTCATCGGCCCAGCGACGGGGAACGACCAGATGGGCGGTCAGGGCCACCTCGGTCGTGCTCATCGCCCAGATATGCAGATCGTGGACTGTGGCCACGTCCGGCAGGCCGCTCAGATAGGTTTCGACCGCCACCGGATCAATCGTGTCGGGCACCGAATCCAGGGCCAAGTTGACCGAGTCGCGCAGCAAGCCCCAGGTGCTCATCAGAATCAGCGCACTGATGAGCAGACTGATCGTCGGGTCCAGCCACAGCCAGCCCGTCGTCATAATGGCGAGGCCGGCAATCACCACGCCCAGCGACACCCCGGCATCGGCCGCCATGTGCAAATACGCGCCCCGAATATTCAGGTCGTGTTTGCGGCCCGACACAAAGAACAGCGCCGTGGCCGTATTGATCACCACCCCAAGTCCGGCCACCATGATAATCGTCCCCCCGCTCACCGGTCGCGGAGTGGACAGCCGCCCAATCGCCTCCCAGGCAATCCCGCCCAGGACCAGCAGCAGCAGCAGGGCGCTGAGAAGCGAGGCCAGAATCGTCGCCCGCCGAAACCCATAGCTGCGTCTGGGGGTGGGTTTGCGGGTGGCCAGGATGCTCGCCCCCCAGGCCAGCAGCAGGCTCAACACATCGCTCAGGTTGTGTCCGGCGTCGGCCACCAGCGCCAGTGAGCCGGTCAGCACGCCGTAGGTCGCTTCCACACCCACAAAGACGATATTGAGCGACACCCCCAGGCTGAAAGCCCGGTTGTAGTTGGGGGTATCGTGTTGATGCGCCATAGCGAATGAGTGGTTGGCGAGCAACGAGAGACGGCTCAGTGCAGTTCCATCCCGCCGTCTACATTCATGGCCTGACCGGTCACATTTTCCGCGCTGGCCAGATACACCGCCAGCTGGCCGATGTCGGCCGGTGTCTGAGCCCGACCCAGGGGAATCAGGGTCGTCAGGTAGCGCTGCCAGGCGTCTTCTTTTGTTTCGTCGCCGCGTTTCATGGTCTCGGCCAGGTACTCCCACATCTGGGTACGGAGAATGCCGGGGCAGATCGCGTTGACCCGGATGTTGGCCGAGGCGAGTTCTTTGGCCAGGGAATTAGTAAACCCCACCACCGCAAACTTTGACCCGCAGTAGTGCGATAAGCCCGCCGCGCCGTTCTTGCCGGCCACCGAGGCAATATTGATAATGCAGCCGTCTCCCCGTGCTTTCATGGCCGGGATGGCGGCCTGGCAGGACAGAAACACGCCTTTGACATTGACGTCAAACGTCAGATCCCAGGCTTCTTCGCTCATCGTCTCGACCTGGGCGATATTCACCACCCCGGCGTTACAGACCAGGATATGGAGAGCGCCCAGCTGCTCGCGCGTGTCTGCCACCATGCGCTGGGCGTCGGCTTTTTTGGTCACGTCGGCCTGCAGGGCGACCGCCCGTCGGCCCAGGCTTTTGATCGTTTCGACCGTCTCCTGGGCGGCGCTCAGCCCGCCGACGGCCGCACTTTGGTACTGCTGAGCGGGGCTGCTCAGCTGTTCGATGTCGGCAATCGCCACGTCGGCCCCGGCCTCGGCCAGGGCCAGGCTGATCCCGCGTCCGATCCCTCGGCCGCCGCCGGTCACCAGGGCGACTTTTCCGCTCAGTTGTGCCATGTGGTCTCCTTCCTGTGGGTGAGCCGGGCCTGCGGACCCAGCGAGATGACGGTGTTTGCAGGCTCATACAGCCGTCGATAGGTGCGATAGTTGCGGAGCACTTTTTTGACATAATTGCGGGTTTCGCGGTAGCTGATGTGTTCGACAAACTCGTCGGCTGCGGCGTCCGGGAAGCGGCTACGCCACTTTTCAACCGCGTCCGGCCCGGCATTATAGCCGGCGAGGCCCAGGATCAGATTGTCCTCATAGCGGCTGAGCAGCTGGCGGAGGTAGCGCGTGCCAAGGGCGATATTGCGGTCGGGGTCGGTCAGGCGCAGTTCCGCGCCCGGCAGGGGCTGGACCAGGCGTGCTGCGGTACTGGGCAGCAGCTGCATCAGACCGTAGGCGCGGGCCCGCGATACAGCCTGCGGGTCGAACAGACTCTCCTGACGGATCAGGGCCAGGATCAGGTACGGGTCGAGCCGCTGGGCTTGGGCGTGGGCTTGGAGGACATCCCAGTAGGCCAGCGGAAAGTCGTAGCGCCGGCGTTTGCCGACCGTCAGGGCGCGGGCCAGCCGCAGGGCTCGATTATGGTCTTCCAGCCGGTGGTACTCGGCCAGGAAAAATTGACGAAAGGCCGGGCTGTTGGGGGCGGCCTGGTGGAGCCGGTCGAGTTCGCGTCGGGCGAAGTCGATGAGCCCCAGCCGGGACAGGGCTTGGCTGCGCCGGTAGTAGGTGGCCAGACGCGCCGAGAGCGCTGGATGCTTGACCGTGGGCTGGGCTCCCAAGGCCAGCGGCCGGGGCGGGTGGCCGAGGCGTTTTTCCGCCCATAAGGCGTAGTAGCCCTCGGCCTCATCCTGGACCAGCCGGCGATACAACGCCTTGGCCCGGTCGTGCTTGGCCTGTTTGTCGAGGCTGCGCGCCTGCCAGTACAGGGCGCTGCGCGCCTCCGGGCTGTTGGGGACCAGGCGGATAAGGCTGGCAAAGCCCCGCTCGGCCTGGTCGAAATCTCCACGCTGATAGGCCATCCAGCCCTGACGCCAGCGTCCGTCCCGAGCCACTGTGGTGGCGGGAAAGCGCTCGGCCAGCAGTTGGTAGATGTGACTGGCGCGCGCATCGTCCTTGTGGGTCTGATGGATGCGACCGACGGCGTACAGGGCCTCGGCCGCCAGCTTGTGGCGCGGGAATTGCTCGGCCAGGCGCTCAAACAGGGCTAGCGCCTGCTCGTCCTGATCGGTATTCCACAGCAGTCTGGCCCACGCATATAAGGCCCTGGCGCTGTTCGGGGCGCGCTCGGCCAGGGTTTGCAGAGCCGTGGCCGCATCTTCGATCCGGTCCTGGGCCTGATAGATTTTGGCTGTGGCACGGAGTTCTTTGGCCGACAGCTGGCCGAGCGAGAAGTGCTGCTCGAACTGCTGACTCAGGGCTGCCAGAGCCGGGCGGTCGGCCTCCAGGGCGAGCAGCTGCATTTCTTCAATATAGCCCGCCGAATCTGTGGGACGAAATCCCTCGGACGCCCGGCGGAGCCGCACGACGTGCGTTTTAGCGGCGTGACCGACGCTGGACAGCGCGGCCGTGCGGCGCAGCTGTTGATACAAGTCATAGGCCCTGTGGGCTTGGCCGGCGTGTTCCCGGGCCTGGGCCGCAACAAGCGTCGCCGCGTGCCGAACCGTCTCCGGTGCCGCCTCGGCGCTGCGGGCGCGGTCGGCATGGCGGACGACCGCAGTCCAGTTTTTTTTCGCCTGGGCCAGCCGGGCCAGAGCCAGGCTGGCGTGGGCCTGCCAGGGGCTGATAGGGTGCTCTTCCAGCAAACGCAGCCAGGTGTGTTGTGCCCGGGCGGGCTGGCCGGTCTCGAGCTGGGCCTGGGCCAGGTAGTACAGGCTGTAGTCGGCCAGGAGCGGGGAGGCCGCTACGGCCTGCTCCAATACAGGCAGGGCCTGGACAAAGCGGCCGTCCTGGACCGCCCGGTAGCCCTGGCCAAAGAGCTGGCCGGGGGTGGCCGGTGTCTGGCTGCGGCCCAGGTCGGCAGACCAGGCCCAGGTCAGATAGGCCAGACACATCAGGCACGCCAGCAGGGGAGTGAGCCTCAGGCCGAGGCTCGGTTTTTCTTGGGATGTTGAGGAAGATGACATTTCCTATTATTCTCGGTTCGTCATAGCAAAAAAGAGACGAGGACGCGAACGCATGTGGACGAAAAACGGTGAACACAAACCGCGACCGGGCTGGCTGGCGGTGGGCTGTGTGCTTCTGCTGCTGGGCTGTAGCTCGATCCCGGGTTTCCGATCTGAACCCGAAGACGAGGGCGCTGATGTGGGCCAGCGGCTGTATCTGCAAGTCTCGCCCGAAGAGGCACTTGATATCCTGACCGCGCTTGCCCCGGAACACGGCTGGGAGGTCAAAAGCATCGGCAACCAGTATGACCTGACCGGACCGCGCGGCAAATATTTCCGTCTCGAAACCCAACGGCTGAT from Desulfurellaceae bacterium includes these protein-coding regions:
- the thrS gene encoding threonine--tRNA ligase, which gives rise to MNEAKNDVPESPPSLQTESHELQRKDFASDQDYALHCLRHSCAHVLAQAVLELFPSSRLGVGPAVENGFYYDIETPQPLSDEDLARIEERMRENIAADHAFVHENWSRQEAEDYFGQRGQTFKLEIMRDLGLEDCSIYKQGDFVDLCRGPHVQHTGQLPHFKLLKISGAYWRGDAHNAQMQRIYGTVWQTAEELQKHLERLEEAEKRDHRKIGQDMELFALFPFSPGSPVLLPNGLTVYKLLQDRMGRLLKAEGYQEVRGPVLCHQSLWQTSGHWEKFKDNMFLIEQEGGAYGLKPMNCPVHMSIFKMKTKSYRDLPFRIHDESTLHRNELSGTLAGLARLRMFHQDDTHIFVAKEQVPAEIERLLNMVARVYSAFDLEYSCKFSTRPDNFMGEQSLWDMAETTLQTLLEDKHIPYQIDRGGGAFYGPKIDIDVKDTLGRAWQLATTQVDFQMPQRFELKYAAADGSLQTPVVIHSAIYGAIERFMALLIENCAGQFPVWLAPEQARVLPVSDRFQDYGDEVCRRLVDHGLRATLDTSSETLSAKIHKAHPYRIPYLLIVGGKEVANQTVSVRTRASRKNEVVGVEQFIARLQEEDRRGFD
- a CDS encoding LD-carboxypeptidase — protein: MQPLHTPPRLRPGDRIGIISPAAGVDAERLRRGCRAVEELGFVVRLGEHVLARHRFLAGTDAQRAHELSAMFHDPTVQAIFCSRAGYGSGRLLPRLDFRALAQRPKIFLGYSDVTLLLNALVQQAGLVCFHGPLVAGEFADGLSAGSRSHLLGLLSHGTGQARLTFPTAIRPGVAEGRLLGGCLSVLTASLGTPFAIETRGCVLFLEDVGERPYRVDRMLTQLKQAGKLDGLAGVIFGEMSRCWEEPGELSPLLAVVEDVFADSAYPVGFGLPAGHGGENFALPLGTRVRLDTERQELRFLESAVI
- a CDS encoding beta-lactamase family protein — translated: MDFSSVDRLLTRAVRQGVFPGAALLVRQAGEVIYRRACGLRCREPQPAPMTAETVFDLASLTKPLATSLAVFLLIAQERLRFTDPVSRFLPDFRGGQKDRVTIRHLLSHASGLPAWRPYFEALSSAEHRATERPLLATRLGREWVYAQIQREPLDATPGERAVYSDLGFMLLGALVERLSGHALDDYCRQHIFAPLGLPATSFVNLEESSPGFASCAATERCPWRGRVVCGQVHDENAYAMGGVAGHAGVFANLDDVDRLVGCLVDCYHGRHAFLPAALLHECWQRDARVPGSSRTLGWDTPSAQGSSAGQLFSVRSVGHLGFTGTSVWIDLERQVHVILLTNRVHPSRDNTAIRTFRPRLHDAVLRAVLGKDEGRALNDE
- the mpl gene encoding UDP-N-acetylmuramate:L-alanyl-gamma-D-glutamyl-meso-diaminopimelate ligase, with translation MNERTPHSLPPQAHIHLIAVAGVGMATLALMLKERGYRVTGSDHGIYPPMSDVLAQADIAVMLGYHAHNLDPPPDLVVVGNAVSRTNPEVQRLLDTRIPYVSFPQAVAEFFLADKRPLVVAGTHGKTTTTALLAWVLERAGLQPGFLVGGLSQNFGRGYQLGAGAYFAIEGDEYDSAFFDKGPKFLHYRPEAVLLNAVEFDHADIYTDLAHIKAAFCRLLDIVPATAPVLICHDFPAALEVARSYRGEYASFGFHPEADWQVGDAVDDGSRFHFSAIRHGQEHGRFSLPSMGRMNVRNALGVIALTHALGLAGEQTAPGLASFGGVARRQELVGEARGVTIIDDFAHHPTAVAVTIEAVRLRYPGRRLWAVFEPRSNTCRRRVFQQPLTRALATADQVVIGPVFSKPQDPLAGQDLFSPAELVADLRAAAKSAYPGRSVDEICAFLTDTCRPGDVVLIMSNGAFGGLPRKLLAALEEKTAAADG
- a CDS encoding cation transporter, which encodes MAHQHDTPNYNRAFSLGVSLNIVFVGVEATYGVLTGSLALVADAGHNLSDVLSLLLAWGASILATRKPTPRRSYGFRRATILASLLSALLLLLVLGGIAWEAIGRLSTPRPVSGGTIIMVAGLGVVINTATALFFVSGRKHDLNIRGAYLHMAADAGVSLGVVIAGLAIMTTGWLWLDPTISLLISALILMSTWGLLRDSVNLALDSVPDTIDPVAVETYLSGLPDVATVHDLHIWAMSTTEVALTAHLVVPRRWADDSFVHQISHRLRDRFGIDHATLQIERSEEEPFCKQAAPESV
- a CDS encoding SDR family oxidoreductase, with the translated sequence MAQLSGKVALVTGGGRGIGRGISLALAEAGADVAIADIEQLSSPAQQYQSAAVGGLSAAQETVETIKSLGRRAVALQADVTKKADAQRMVADTREQLGALHILVCNAGVVNIAQVETMSEEAWDLTFDVNVKGVFLSCQAAIPAMKARGDGCIINIASVAGKNGAAGLSHYCGSKFAVVGFTNSLAKELASANIRVNAICPGILRTQMWEYLAETMKRGDETKEDAWQRYLTTLIPLGRAQTPADIGQLAVYLASAENVTGQAMNVDGGMELH
- a CDS encoding transglycosylase SLT domain-containing protein; the encoded protein is MSSSSTSQEKPSLGLRLTPLLACLMCLAYLTWAWSADLGRSQTPATPGQLFGQGYRAVQDGRFVQALPVLEQAVAASPLLADYSLYYLAQAQLETGQPARAQHTWLRLLEEHPISPWQAHASLALARLAQAKKNWTAVVRHADRARSAEAAPETVRHAATLVAAQAREHAGQAHRAYDLYQQLRRTAALSSVGHAAKTHVVRLRRASEGFRPTDSAGYIEEMQLLALEADRPALAALSQQFEQHFSLGQLSAKELRATAKIYQAQDRIEDAATALQTLAERAPNSARALYAWARLLWNTDQDEQALALFERLAEQFPRHKLAAEALYAVGRIHQTHKDDARASHIYQLLAERFPATTVARDGRWRQGWMAYQRGDFDQAERGFASLIRLVPNSPEARSALYWQARSLDKQAKHDRAKALYRRLVQDEAEGYYALWAEKRLGHPPRPLALGAQPTVKHPALSARLATYYRRSQALSRLGLIDFARRELDRLHQAAPNSPAFRQFFLAEYHRLEDHNRALRLARALTVGKRRRYDFPLAYWDVLQAHAQAQRLDPYLILALIRQESLFDPQAVSRARAYGLMQLLPSTAARLVQPLPGAELRLTDPDRNIALGTRYLRQLLSRYEDNLILGLAGYNAGPDAVEKWRSRFPDAAADEFVEHISYRETRNYVKKVLRNYRTYRRLYEPANTVISLGPQARLTHRKETTWHN